The genomic interval TACCTCCCGTTCGGCAACGAGTGACGAGGTGAAGGCGCTGCGTAGGGAGAGCCGCGACCTGAAGGAGGCGCTGGCCGACCTCACCCTGGAGAACCGCCTGCTCAAAAAAAGCATGATCGGGCATGGGGGCGACGACGAATGAGATATCCCGCCACCGAAAAGCTTGAGATCATCCGGTTGGTCGAGCAGTCACATCTGTCGGTCCGGCAAACCCTCGAAAAGCTCGGCATTCCCAGGCCAACATTTTACAGATGGTGTGACCGGTTCCAGACCCACGGTGTCAAGGGACTGGAAGACCGGACGTCCGCGCCGCCACGGGTGTGGAACCGCATTCCAGACGATATCAGGGGCAGGATCATCGAAATGGCGCTGGACCACGCCGATCTGTCGCCGCGCGAACTGGCGGTGAAGTTCACCGATACGGAAAGCTATTTCGTATCAGAGGCTTCTGTCTACCGCCTGCTCAAGGCCCATGACCTGATCACGTCACCAGCCTATATCGTCATCAAGGCCAACGACGAGTTCAAGGACAAGACCACGCGGCCGAACGAGATGTGGCAGACCGACTTCACCTATCTGAAGGTCATCGGCTGGGGATGGTTCTACCTGTCGACTATTCTCGACGATTACTCCCGCTACATCATCGCCTGGAAGCTGTGCACCGGTATGAAAGTCGATGATGTCACCGACACGCTCGACCTGGCGCTGGCAGCCTCAGGCTGCGACAAGGTCAAGGTCGAACACCGGCCGCGCCTGCTGTCCGACAACGGTCCGTGTTATGTCGCCTCTGATCTCGGTGAATGGCTGGAGACATACAAGATCGACCAGGTTCACGGCGCTCCCGGCCATCCGCAGACACAAGGGAAAATCGAACGCTGGCATCAGACGTTGAAGAACCGCATCCTCCTCGAAAACTACTTCTTCAAGGAAGACCTCGAAGCCCAGATCGCGGCCTTCATCGAGCACTACAACCATCGCCGATACCACGAGAGCCTCCACAATCTCACCCCGGCCGACGTCTACTTCGGACGCGGCCAGACCATCCTGCTCGAACGCGAAAGGATTAAACGAGACACCATCAAACAGCGCCGCTTGAACCACCAAGCCAAAGCGGCTTAA from Gammaproteobacteria bacterium carries:
- a CDS encoding IS3 family transposase (programmed frameshift), which codes for MRQKSGPQTSMAEKTLKDIRRATRKHHSAEDKIRIVLEGLRGEDSIAAICRREGIAESLYYSWSKEFLEAGKKRLAGDTSRSATSDEVKALRRESRDLKEALADLTLENRLLKKKHDRAWGRRRMRYPATEKLEIIRLVEQSHLSVRQTLEKLGIPRPTFYRWCDRFQTHGVKGLEDRTSAPPRVWNRIPDDIRGRIIEMALDHADLSPRELAVKFTDTESYFVSEASVYRLLKAHDLITSPAYIVIKANDEFKDKTTRPNEMWQTDFTYLKVIGWGWFYLSTILDDYSRYIIAWKLCTGMKVDDVTDTLDLALAASGCDKVKVEHRPRLLSDNGPCYVASDLGEWLETYKIDQVHGAPGHPQTQGKIERWHQTLKNRILLENYFFKEDLEAQIAAFIEHYNHRRYHESLHNLTPADVYFGRGQTILLERERIKRDTIKQRRLNHQAKAA